From the genome of Gorilla gorilla gorilla isolate KB3781 chromosome 4, NHGRI_mGorGor1-v2.1_pri, whole genome shotgun sequence:
gctggaatgcattagcatgatcacagttcactgcagcctcggccagcctcgtgagctcaagcaattttcccacttcagtcccccgagtagctgggactacaggcacatgccaccaaacccagctaatttttctattttgtttgtagaggtgggttttcgccatgttgccaaggctggtctccaactcttgggctcgagCAGTTCACTCACCccagtctcccacagtgctgggattacaggggagagCCACCACCCTATGTAACAATTTTTAATGGACAACAGTAGCTTTGGTTTTCGATACATCCATAGTTTAACCAAAGAGTTTAACCAAATTTCACCATCATAAATAATATTGTAGCACATGTCCTTGAAGCTGAATTCCTGTGCAAATTTATGTTCAGTTCAGGAATTGTGCTTTATCTTGGCATAGTACCTACTGTGGCGATATGCTTAGTGAAGGTACATTTAATTACAGTAGGATCATTGTGAAAAGCAGTGAATGCCAAAGGAGTTTTTATATTACTTTGCAATAATTGGTTAGCCTTTGATGATTATTGAATCCTTATATGTAACAAAAGTTCTGTTTTAGAAAGATGCTGGTGGTTTTTAAGGAGGAAAAGTAGGGAGTGGGGAGAGCATTAAGACGataccatttaaaataatatggtgGCTCTTCAGCAGGTGAGGGTAACTTGGATTGTAGTGGCTGTAGGAATCAAAGAAGGAAACACCAGGATTTGATGGCTGATagatttcaaaggaaaaagaaggcaaaatatTAGATATCTTGTTCTTTTCAACAAGCAAGACTGGAAAAATGTGATTGATATTAATATACGAATAGAGAAATTCAGATACATGATGATTTTGAGATGACTATAGGCAGGGATTGGGTCAGCCTGAGGGGAAGCCTGTGAAGTAAGAATGgtctttatattgttttaaagtttttttttaaaaaagaacaatatgCAGCAGAGACCAGTATGTACcccataaagcctaaaatatttactatcttatTAGATACACGAAAAATTTGTAGGGCATCAAAACAGATATGtcttcaaggttacagtgagttatgacaTAGGGCTGGTGTTTAAATGAGGGACAGGACTGGAAATACAGCCTAAATGGGTTTGATGGTTGAAATATACTTTTCAAATTTCAGCTCAAATGgtttccccactttttttttttgtaaagcctTACCTATTTGGTAAAATGGTTACATTGTCCTCCATGTTTTCATATAATTTGGCACATATTTTGTCACAGATATGATATCATTATATTTGTTAATGCAGAAGCTTTTTTCACGTATTAGAAAACTTAATGTTCTTCAAAAAGCTATAAAATGATGATACATTGAATTCCATCATACACACTAAGAACAATTGGTTAGCAAAAAATTACTGCTTCTAAGCAAGTAATATGAAAGCACAGCCACCTACCACATTTGAGAAGCAGCCTGAGAAGTGGTTCATAGCATGGACTCTGGAGGCAAAACTCTGGGATTAAATCACAGCTCTTTGTCACTTGGTAGTTGTACTACTTAGCATCTCTCTGCCCCATTTTCCTTATTAGTGAAATGGGGATGTTAATGTTGCAGCTTTCGTTagagggttgttatgaggattaaattagttgctctttgtaaagtctttggaacagtgtctagcacatagtgaTTTAAGTGTTTGCTCTTATGATAATTATGTTCATGCATGAACACAAATCAATCTAAGGGTGAATGGCTTTTTTATTCATGGATTATTCTTGTTACCACTAACAGATAAATAGCTACATCTTATTCCTTCATTTTTACCTCCTTCTCATTTTCTATAGAAAGCTTTTTAATAGGCCCTcaaaaaatgcttattgaataCTCTATGTAAATGGACAGAGTTTTAGAAAACCCAacctaaagaaattaaatgacttgggctgggcacagtggctcacacctgtaatcccagcactttgggaggccgagacaggtggatcaccctgaggtcaggagttcacaactagcctggccaacatggtgaaaccccatctctactaaaaatacaaaaattagccaggcgtggtggcacatgcctgtaatcccagctactcgggaggctgaggcaggagaatcgcttgaacccaggaggcagaggttgcagtgagccgagatcacaccattgtgctccaacctgggcgacaagagcaaaactccgtctcaaaaaaaaagaaattaaataaatgactTGATGACTTGTTGAAGATTTTACAGATATATAGTGCCAGGATCCAGACTAGAACCCAAGCCTCTTGACCTTACTTCATTGTTCTTTATATAATGTGGTCTGAATCTAATAGTACCAAATAAGAGAAAAGCAGGAGAGGTTTATAGATTTTTACTGTTTATAAAAttctatacatacataaatcAGTATGTATAGAATGGCAATCCATTTTggggttctctttttttttaagctttttttctcAAGGTGCAATGAAAGCCTTCCACACTTTCTGTGTTGTCCTTCTGGTGTTTGGGAGTGTCTCTGAAGCCAAGTTTGATGATTTTGAGGATGAGGAGGACATAGTAGAGTATGATGATAATGACTTCGCTGAATTTGAGGATGTCATGGAAGACTCTGTTACTGAATCTCCTCAACGGGTCATAATCActgaagatgatgaagatgagACCACTGTGGAGTTGGAAGGGCAGGATGAAAACCAAGAAGGAGATTTTGAAGATGCAGATACCCAGGTGAGgctctttttattaatttcttggAAAAATTTGTAACTAGCACCTTTCCCAAACATTAAAATTAATCCTCAGGCTCAAGAGACCTTTACTGTCTGgagtcttcattttcattcactAGGTAGAGCTCTTCTAAATGTTTTGTGGTAAGTTTCCACCTtttacattaacagaatgaattgTGTTCTTCTATTGAAACCCTGACTGGAAGAGGGGTTAGAGAATAGATACTGTTTGTGGGTGAGAATTGTATTATTTAGAACTTtgcaattggctgggcacggtggctcatgcctgtaatcccagcactttgggaggccaaggcaggcagatcacccgaggtcaggagtttgagaccagcctggccaacatggtgaaaccctgtctctactaaaaatacaaaaattagctgggcatgatggtgtgtgcctgtcatgtcagctacttgggaggctgagccaggagaatcgcttgaacctgggaggtggaggttgcagtgagctgagattgagccactgcacttcagcctgggtgatagagcaagaccttgtcttcaaaaaaaaaaaagaaagaactttgtCATCAAAAGCATGGGGACTCATCATTTTGGTGTTTTGGGTGccccccagctttattgaggtgtaactgacaaaaattgtatgtatttaaggtGCACAACATAGTATTTTGGTATACCTATACATACAATATGAAGTgcttaccacaatcaagctaattaacatagatgcctccgtgtgtgtgtgtgtgtgtgtgtgtgtgtgtgtggtgagaatacttacaatctattctcttagcagaTTTCAAGtctacaatacattattattaactgtagtcaccctgctgCACATTAGgtcttcagaactttttcattttaagcTGAAATTTGTACCCAATcgttttgttaaaaacatgtaatATCTGTTTTCTGTGCTTGCTGCTTACACGTTCTGTTTTCCCCAACAAATGTTGCCAACAAAATGAGACACAGCTGCTGGTGACATTTGTAGAGGAAAACAGATGATGCCTCATTTTTGTAGGAGGGAGATACTGAGAGTGAACCATATGATGATGAAGAATTTGAAGGTTATGAAGACAAACCAGATACTTCTTCTAGCAAAAATAAAGACCCAATAACGATTGTTGATGTAGGTATCCAGGATTCTGAATTCCCAACTAAACAACAAAATGTCTTGTCATCAAtcccagaaataaaattaatgatgTATAGCTGGTGTTAATGCAATAGTGGGAGCTGAGAAAGAGCTTGACATCAATTTTTCTGATAAAAATCAACAcctctccgtctcaaaaaaaaaaaaaattcaacacctaCAGAAGCAACCCCTATTCATCATTGTAGCACTTCTAGTTTTACTACTTATCAGGGAATACGTAAAATTTATTCCTTGGTGATGTACAGTACATTGAATTTATTTGGGGGATTAAGGACCAAGTGTAATACAAAGGGCTTTCCAGCTTTTCTCCCATTTGATTGTCCTTATATTTCCTTAAAGAATCTTTTATAAAGCTAGCCCAGAAAAGTAAAATGGACCTATTTTTCAAAGTATAACCTTATTCAATGACAGATATCTGAAGTATCCCTTCTGTTTAtggattttctcatttttcctgcCATGAGGTAGATTTCATTCTTCAGTCTCAGCCAACATTTAATGGAATGATTTTGCTTTTTTAGGTTCCTGCACACCTCCAGAACAGCTGGGAGAGTTATTATCTAGAAATTTTGATGGTGACTGGTCTGCTTGCTTATATCATGAATTACATCATTGGGAAGAATAAAAACAGTCGCCTTGCACAGGCCTGGTTTAACACTCATAGGGAGCTTTTGGAGAGCAACTTTACTTTAGTGGGTAAGTGAGGCCAATGTCAGCCCAGCTTCTTGCTTGAAAACAATCTGGTAATGATGATGTATTCCCCTCAGTATAAGCATCTAACTGCTTTCATGGAATACCAAAGAGGGTGCATTGTTTTTTCTCTCAAGGATTccacctgctcttttttttttttaatttaatttaattttattattattattactatttttgagatggagtctcactctgtcaccaggctggaatgcagtggcacgatcttggcttactgcaacctccacctcctgggttcaagcgattcttctgcctcagcctcccaagtagctgggactacaggcgtgcaccaccatgccctgctcatttctgtatttttagtagagtcggggtttcaccatgttggccaggatggtctcaatctcttgacctcatggtccacccacctcagcctcccagattgcagggattacaggcatgagccaccgcacccagcctttttatttttatttttttgaggcaaggtctcactctgttacccaggcttgtgtgcagtggtgtgattacagttcactgcagcctcgacctcccaggttcaagagatccttccatcttagccttctgagtagacaggactacaggcacatgctaccacacccagctaatttttgtattttttttgtagagacagagtttcatcatattgcacaggctggtctcgaactcctgggctcgagcaatctgcctgccttggcctcccaaattgctgggataacagacgtgagctactgcaTCCAGCCTCGAGGATCCTGTTTtttggcccggtgcggtggctcacgtgtaattccagtgctttgggaggccaaggtgggaggattatttggggccaggagtttaagaccagtctgggcaacatagtgagaccttgtctctacaaataaaataaaataaaaattggccagtcacagtggtgtgcttctgtggtcccaactacttgggaggatgaggtgggagaattgagctcaggagtttgaggctgcagtggtaCAGAATCatgctcctgcactccagcctgggtgacagaatgagaccctgtttctaaaaataagaatatattgtatttaataattttctcatctttcatGAGTCAGCAGTAAAATTGCTAAACAGCTTCTGATTAGTATAATATAATCGATGTTTTCAAAACAAGTTGATAAAATTCTGACGGAAACCAAGAAAGTTTGACATTTTAGGTAGCTTGATAAATGCTCTCAATTCATCTTTTAGAAATTGAAAGTCCCTCAAAATTCCCTTAGAATCTGACACTTGAGTTTTGGATCCACTGCTGAAATATACATTGAAGGACTTCAAGGAACCTCTGTAGTTGTGCAATGTAGGGAATGAGGTGGACTAACCTCACATTCACCTATTTGGCATTTAGCACCTTATTTCTCTTTAATAGTAAGCATGTATCCACCTGCTCTGCAACACAGTAGTGTTTATATATTATGCTAGATACTTTGCATACagtgttttttatttactttttgtaacAACACTGTCAATTGGCTATAGTTGCTGTTTTCCTAAGAAGGAAACTGAAGGGCAGAAATGTTAAAACTTATCTAAGCTGTTAAATTGCAACCAAGATATCAGAACTTATCTACCTGTTTGCAAAGTCCACCCTGTCTCCACTATACCATAGTATTTCAGAGTATGTTTTGaccaggaaattaaaaaaaaaataaaatgagcagcTTTGGCTCCTTCTACTTCCCCTTGCTTGTTTTCATTTGGTGTATCAGTCTGTTTTCCCTTGTGAAGTTGAGCAATTTCTTTTGTATACTTAATGAATTAAATGAAGAGAGAAAGTATTGGAATTTGAGCTTTTTTCTAGAGTTAAAATACAACTCTTAATACCATTAGTAAGACCCAGTTACCATTTTGCATTGGAAAAGAAAGCTTGGTTAAAGTTAATTCATAGGAGACATAGTGAGGAATTGTTGAGTAGTTTGTATTAATGGTATTTTTTATTCACTCCATAGGAGTTTTTAACTTTTGGCAGAGATATttcaactgatttttttcccattttgtatgtACTCTGAGAGACTTATACTCTAAGCTGATCATCGTTAAACTGACAAGCATGTGCTTAGAATCCGTATTTCTTCTAATACAGACaatagttttaaaagtaaaacgaACAGTGCTAATCTATTTTAGTCCCTGTCCAAACAGAGTTCTATAAGACAGCAAAGTATTGCTACTCTGAAGCTGTGATCATTTTGTGGTCAGGGTAGAGGAACGTGAGGTATTCggccttgtttcctttttttttttttttttttgagacagagtcttgctctgtcatccaggctggagtacaatggtgcgatttcagctcactgcaacctccgcctgccgggttcaagctattctcctgcctcagcctcctgagtagctgggactacaggtacgcgccaccatgcccggctaattttttataattttttttttttttttttttttttagtagggacggggtttcaccatgctggccaggctggtctcgaactcctgacctcgtgatccacccacctcagcctcccaaagtgctgggattacaggcgtgagccaccacccccggcccggCCTTGACATTTTCTGTTGAGTCACATTAAGTGGTTTTACCCCTAGGGGATGATGGAACTAACAAAGAAGCCACAAGCACAGGAAAGTTGAACCAGGAGAATGAGCACATCTATAACCTGTGGTGTTCTGGTCGAGTGTGCTGTGAGGGCATGCTTATCCAGCTGAGGGTAAGTAGGAAACTTCTTGTACTATATATATCTTCCCTTAATTTTGTCCAGCTGTGATTCCCAGCCCCCCAATTCAGCATCTTATCCCTTCATGTTTGACTTAAAATGAGGTCTAAAAGTGATATTTATACTAACTGGCAAATGTGTCTTAAAGTATATTTGATGAAGCATTTGATTCTCCTCCAAGGCCCTTTTTTTATACTAAGTAGGAGTTGCAGTTGGATTTACttgcttctctcatttttttcagttCCTCAAGAGACAAGACTTACTGAATGTCCTGGCCCGGATGATGAGGCCAGTGAGTGATCAAGTGGTGTGTATTCTTCCCGCTGGTTTTCTGTGTACAGactgaattatttgttttctttatttctttctttttttttgatggagtctcactctgttgctcaggctggagtgcaatggcatgatcttggctcactgcaacctctgcctcccgtattcaagcaattttcctgcctcagcctcccaagtagctgagattacagacgcccaccaccacgcctggccactttttgtatttttagtagagtcaggtttcaccatgttggccaggccagtctcgaactcctgacctcaagtgatccatccactctggcctcccaaagtgctgggattagagacgtgagccatcatgcttgCCCCAAACTGAATTATTTCCTAGAGCTTTTTCCATTTCTGCCTGGATTGTGTTTGGAGTTTCTGGCAATTTATGTCCCTTGACAAAAAATGGACCCTTTTTCTCCTTGGACAGAGCATCATCTTCCACTCTGTGCAATTGTCAGGGGGCCTTCCTGGGCCTTTTGGTAGGGAAGAGGTGATACTCTGCCACCACATAGATCAATGGAGTTAGCCTTGACAATAGAGGGCAAAGCAATTGTGAAAGGTGATGGCCCTCATGGGTAACTTGGCTCCTTGTATATGTTTTTATCTTTGGCAGATAGCTGGGTTTCTTCTCAAATATGTTTTGCTTCAAATAATACATTTCTGGCCGAATAAGCTCCAGTCATGATCTGAGGACCTTATGTTTGGTGTATCTTCTCTCCTTTATTAAATCAATATGTTTATCTGCAAATTGTGTTCTTTGTCACAAATACCACATTCCttcttcattgtttctttttttttttttttttttttgagacggagtcttgctctgttgccaggctggagtgcagtggtgcaatctcggctcactgcaatctctgcctcctggattcaagtaattctcctgcctcagcctcccgagtagctgggactacaggcgcccgccaccactcccagccaattttttgtattttagtagagatggggtttcaccatgttggccaggatggtctcgatctcctgacctcgtgatccgcccgtgttggcctcccagagtgctggaattacaggcatgagccactgcacccggcctcttcattctttcaataaataattatgcTGGCTCCAACTgctataagaaacaaaaatatagaagacagtttttttcttttctataatagAACAAGagatagatatgtatatgtgtgaaaGTGTGAAATAGTATTTGGTTAGTAAGTGCTTTGTTAGTGAGGTAAATTGGGTACTTTGAAATGTTATTGGATTGAAaatcatttatacatatatatatatatatatatatatttttttttttttttttttttttattgatcattcttgggtgtttctcgcagagggggatttggcagggttacagggcaatagtggagggaaggtcggcagataagcaagtgaacaaagttctctggttttcctaggcagaggaccctgcggccttccgcagtgtttgtgtccctgggtacttgagattagggagtggtgatggctcttaacgagcatgctgccttcaagcatctgtttaacaaagcacatcttgcaccgcccttaatccattcaaccctgcgtggatacagcacatgtttcagagagcacagggttgggggtagggtcacagatcaacaggatcccaaggcagaagaattttttcttagtacagaacaaaatgaaaagtctcccatgtctacctctttccacacagacacggcaaccatccaatttctcaatcttttccccacctttcccccctttccattccacaaaaccgccattgtcatcatgacccgttctcaatgagctgttgggtacacctcccagacggggtggtggccgggcagaggggctcctcacttcccagtaggggcggccgggcagaggtgcccctcacctcccggacggggcagctggccgggcagggggctgaccacccccacctccctcctggacggggcggctggccgggcagaggggctcctcacttcccagtaggggcggccgggcagaggcgcccctcacctcccggatggggcggctggccaggcggggggccgaacccccacctccctcccggacagggcggcaggctgggcggtgggctgacccccccacctccctcccggacggggtggctggccaggcggggggctgaccccccacctccctcccagacagggcggcaagctgggcggtgggctgacccccccacctccctcccggacggggcggctggccgggcggggggctgaccccccccacctccctcccggacagggcggctggccgggcggggggctgacccccccacctccctcccggacggagcggctggccgggcagaggtttttttttttttttggagacagagtttcactctatcacccaggctggagtgcaatggcttgaccttggctcagtgcaacctctgcctcccgggttcaagtgattttcctgcctcagcctcccaagtagttgagattacaggtgcctgccaccatgcccagctaatttttgtatttttagtagagacggggtttcgccgtgttggtcaggctggtctcgaacttctgacctcaggtgatccacccgcctcagcctcccaaagtgctgggattacaggcaagagtcactgcacccagccccactgTTATATTTTAAAGATCTCATTTTTACTTGTaaacctgtatttttatttcagtttttctaaCATGGCCATGATGACTTAGTCCACTAAAATTTAGAACCCTATCAGTTAATATTTCTGTCATCGTTTCTCCCACAAACTGCCATCTTATTAGGAGGAAAGTTTGCTGTATCCTCAGccatctttttgtagaaattattctttaaaagtgttttaatcattttcagttctcattccctctctctctctcctcctgctaAGAGAAATTGCTTCAACAAATATGTggctctttatattttatttgcccCTTTTTTTGGAATTCTGTTTAAGGTTTGCTTTGTGTAATTTCCCATCAACGATGGAAGAGCAGAAAACGTTTTCTTTTACAGCTGCCATCTTACCAGTTCTTTTCCTATATTAACATTTTCCTTCTTCCATATACGAAAAATTATTTCACCCAAGCATTTAAAGATGTAATTAATATAACAGATATATCAAACTCTTTTAGgcttataattttttatctttctggCCCAGAGTACTAGTAACTGTTTACTTGTCTGGGCTGTTTTCCAATACAAACAGCCAATTCTCAGATTCTGTGTATACCAACTGGGTATCCCACAATtgaattcaataataataataattctttttaattttgtaaatttaaattttttttttttctagagaccgagatttgctatgttgcccaggcagttcATGTTGCCCTatccttaagtgatcctcttacctgggcctcccaaagtgctgggattacaggcatgagccactgtgcccagcctcaattcagttctgacactatctacctggagttaGCTTCAAATCCTACAGATTAAAGGGCTCagccccacaagactgccccactTCAGATGCAGTCGAATGTCCCAGGTTACCCATACTACCATCTGGACTTCTGACCAACTAACTATTAATCAGGGGTTCCTATGACCTCCCCTCTCAACCAATAATTTGTTAGAATGGCTCATAGAACTTGAAAAGACACttatatttactggtttattatgaGGGATAAAACTCAGGAATAGCCAAATGGAAGAAAGACACAGGAAGAAACAGGATTGGGAGTCGTTCGGAGCTTTCATGCCCTCCCTGAGCACACCACCCTCCCAGCAGGTTGATGTGTTCACCAGCTTGGAAGCTCTCTAAATCTTGTTCAAGAGTTTTTTTAGAACTCAATTTCGTCCTCCCTCTCTTTCACAGAGGTAAGGGCAAGGCTGAAGGTCTCTACCCTCTAAGCACTTGGTTTTTCTGGTTATCGGCACCATCCTGAGGCTAACTAGGGTCTATGTTAAGTCACCCCATTAGAATAAACTCAGGTGTGATTAAAAGGGGCTCAGTATAAGTAACAAAAGATACTCTTGTTATTCAGGAAATTCAAAGGtctttaggagctctgtgcctgAAACCTGGGataaaaaccaaatatatttcaGTTTATTCCACATTATTCCATTTaggtttagtttattttttatttttggacttGAGTGCTCCTGTGTGAAGTATTGAGTGTATTCGTGTTCTATTACTACATAGCAAATTACCCAAGTGTagcaccttaaaacaaccctcatttattatgttacagttTCTGCAGGTCAGAAGTGCAGCATGTATTGAGTGGGTCCTCTAGGGTTTTAACaggctgaaatcaagatgtcatTCAGGTTAGAGTTCTCTGAAGCTTAGGGTCCTCTTAATGTCATttgggttgttggcagaattc
Proteins encoded in this window:
- the CCDC47 gene encoding PAT complex subunit CCDC47, with product MKAFHTFCVVLLVFGSVSEAKFDDFEDEEDIVEYDDNDFAEFEDVMEDSVTESPQRVIITEDDEDETTVELEGQDENQEGDFEDADTQEGDTESEPYDDEEFEGYEDKPDTSSSKNKDPITIVDVPAHLQNSWESYYLEILMVTGLLAYIMNYIIGKNKNSRLAQAWFNTHRELLESNFTLVGDDGTNKEATSTGKLNQENEHIYNLWCSGRVCCEGMLIQLRFLKRQDLLNVLARMMRPVSDQVQIKVTMNDEDMDTYVFAVGTRKALVRLQKEMQDLSEFCSDKPKSGAKYGLPDSLAILSEMGEVTDGMMDTKMVHFLTHYADKIESVHFSDQFSGPKIMQEEGQPLKLPDTKRTLLFTFNVPGSGNTYPKDMEALLPLMNMVIYSIDKAKKFRLNREGKQKADKNRARVEENFLKLTHVQRQEAAQSRREEKKRAEKERIMNEEDPEKQRRLEEAALRREQKKLEKKQMKMKQIKVKAM